From the genome of Scytonema hofmannii PCC 7110, one region includes:
- a CDS encoding condensation domain-containing protein, with translation TPYPLSPIFKTGDLARYLPDGSIEYLGRIDNQVKIRGFRIELGEIEAVLSQHEHVQACCALARVDSPGDKRLVAYVVPHPQATPTSSKLRQFLKTKLPEYMVPSAIMFLESLPLTPNGKVDRRALPVPESRAGIEVSFIAPRTPVEAKLAQIWSQVLRVDVGIHDNFFSLGGDSIISIQIIAKAKQAGIELTLKQLFANPTIAELATVVDTTTSLSIEQRLVTGTLPLTPIQQWFFEQQFPQPHHFNQSFLFTVPSNINIEFLEQVWKELLKHHDALRLRFTQTQSNWQAIHAEPSDRQIVSSFDLRTLTHSEQTTAIENTANALQASLDLSENLVQVALFQLGINQQARLLIVIHHLVVDGVSWRILLEDLQTGYAQLIAGQSIQLPNKTTAFKDWAQQLREYAVSDRLTSELNYWLSASSSEVASIPVDRANGENTVASAHIISVSLNSAETQSLLQEVPKAYNTQINDVLLTALVLVLNRWTDSKSVLFNLEGHGREEILDGVDLSRTVGWFTTMFPVVLKLSAIELNNLERALKSVKEQLRAIPNKGIGYGLLRYLNQDAEIHSQLATIPTPEISFNYLGQFTQVVNTESLTSPASESSGQSQSLQGQRANLLDINAIITDEQLQIHWTYSSNIHEQATIESIAQEFVCKLQDIIAHCLEPENTGFTPTDFPLLEFNQSELDRILGNL, from the coding sequence CTACCCCCTACCCCCTATCCCCTATTTTCAAAACCGGAGATTTGGCACGTTACTTGCCAGATGGTAGTATAGAATACCTGGGACGCATCGACAATCAAGTGAAAATCCGGGGATTCCGCATTGAGTTGGGAGAAATTGAAGCGGTGCTGAGCCAACACGAGCACGTGCAAGCCTGTTGTGCGCTCGCACGCGTTGATAGTCCTGGGGATAAACGCCTGGTCGCCTACGTCGTACCGCACCCACAAGCAACACCAACAAGTAGCAAACTGCGGCAATTCCTGAAAACCAAGCTACCAGAGTACATGGTACCCAGTGCGATTATGTTCTTGGAGTCCCTACCCCTGACTCCTAACGGCAAAGTAGACCGTCGCGCCCTACCAGTCCCAGAATCACGTGCAGGAATAGAAGTCTCTTTCATAGCACCCCGCACTCCAGTGGAAGCCAAATTAGCACAAATTTGGTCGCAAGTGCTGAGAGTCGATGTAGGTATACACGATAATTTCTTTAGCTTGGGAGGAGATTCTATTATCAGCATTCAAATCATCGCCAAAGCAAAACAAGCGGGAATAGAACTGACTCTCAAACAACTGTTTGCCAATCCAACCATAGCGGAATTAGCGACTGTTGTAGATACAACAACATCACTTTCCATCGAACAAAGACTAGTTACAGGAACATTGCCATTAACACCCATTCAACAGTGGTTTTTTGAACAGCAATTCCCACAACCGCACCACTTTAATCAATCATTTTTATTCACAGTTCCATCCAATATTAATATCGAGTTTTTAGAGCAAGTTTGGAAAGAATTACTCAAACATCATGATGCTCTGCGCTTGCGATTTACACAGACACAGTCGAATTGGCAAGCCATTCATGCAGAACCGAGCGATCGCCAGATCGTATCCAGTTTTGACTTAAGGACATTAACACACAGCGAGCAAACAACTGCTATTGAAAATACCGCTAATGCCTTACAAGCGAGTTTGGATTTATCAGAAAATCTGGTGCAAGTGGCACTATTCCAACTAGGAATTAACCAACAAGCACGATTACTGATTGTAATTCATCACTTAGTAGTAGATGGTGTATCCTGGCGGATTTTATTAGAAGATTTGCAAACAGGATACGCGCAACTGATTGCAGGTCAAAGCATTCAACTGCCAAACAAAACTACCGCCTTCAAAGATTGGGCGCAACAACTGAGAGAATACGCTGTGAGCGATCGCCTCACATCAGAACTGAATTATTGGTTAAGTGCATCCTCTTCCGAAGTCGCTTCCATCCCAGTAGACCGTGCAAATGGAGAAAACACAGTTGCATCAGCTCATATAATATCGGTGTCATTAAACTCTGCTGAAACTCAGTCCCTGTTGCAAGAAGTCCCAAAAGCTTATAACACTCAAATTAACGATGTGTTGTTAACAGCTTTAGTTTTAGTTTTAAACAGATGGACTGACTCAAAATCGGTGTTATTCAATTTAGAAGGACATGGGCGAGAAGAAATTCTTGATGGTGTTGATTTATCACGCACCGTAGGTTGGTTTACAACGATGTTCCCAGTGGTTTTAAAACTCTCAGCAATAGAATTAAACAATCTCGAGCGGGCATTAAAATCGGTCAAGGAACAATTACGAGCCATTCCCAATAAAGGCATAGGCTACGGCTTATTGCGTTATTTGAATCAAGACGCCGAAATTCACTCCCAACTTGCCACAATTCCTACTCCAGAGATTAGCTTCAATTATCTGGGTCAATTTACGCAAGTTGTGAATACAGAGTCTTTGACATCGCCAGCAAGCGAGTCGAGCGGACAAAGTCAAAGTTTACAAGGTCAGCGTGCAAATCTGCTAGACATTAACGCCATTATTACAGACGAACAGCTACAAATACATTGGACATACAGCAGCAATATCCACGAGCAAGCAACAATTGAGTCTATTGCTCAAGAATTTGTCTGCAAGTTGCAAGATATTATTGCTCATTGTTTAGAGCCAGAAAATACTGGTTTTACACCAACAGATTTCCCATTGCTCGAATTTAATCAGTCAGAATTGGATCGGATCTTAGGAAATTTATGA